The following is a genomic window from Prunus persica cultivar Lovell chromosome G7, Prunus_persica_NCBIv2, whole genome shotgun sequence.
CCCGCAACACCACCAGCAATCAGCTCTTTGGCAAACACAGGCATGGCCTCTATTATCCCATCCAGGTAGgtattcatctctctctcttctcttttctttgccATTGCAGCACCCTCTGAAGAaacagagggagagagagagagagagagattctggGTAGCTGATTGAAGGAGGAGTTGGcgcagaggagagagagagagagagagagagagagagagagaaaagaatcGAAACGTTTCTCTATGTGTTTTATGGATTTTATATGTATGGGAGAGGACAACGGACAAGTAAGAGAAGCACACGCTTGACTTGGATTCCCTCTTTTTCTAtgtaagaaaaagaattattgGTTTGCAGAGATATGTTCAGCTACTTTCAGttctattttatttgagaAGAATCTCACAATCAGGACCGTCCAATTATTACTGGGCCAGTTTCAATCATGGGCTTCTGTGGCAAGTCAAAACAGGTCCATATACccagattaaaaataaataaaaatcaaatcaaatccatcTACTTTCTCAGTCACAAGTTTCAAGCACACATCATTAGAAAATTGAATGAAATCAAAGACTCTCCCTTTGTTCAATTTTGACTTCAGTGTGATTAGTGTCATCATGAACAAGGAATATGAATGgttaatttgattattttactAGCTATTAGCATCAATGGACCGTGTAACACGTGCCAGCATAGGTGAATTTAATAAACCAAAATTATATAGAGATTAGGCATAGATTCATAGAACATAGATATCAATAAAACCTGCAAACtacagaaaacagaagaagaaaaaagttgaCATAGAATGTATTTTTCTTAGCTTATCCAAAAAATGCGTACCGTCCAACACTACCAAAGAAAAGAGTTCCTAAACTCAGTTAGAGACCGAAAAATTGTGGGTTTCTCAACACTCACCAGCCACTCTAATTTGATCAGAAGCAACAGTCTAATATTAATGGTAAAAAATACATTCAAATCTGTGTTGCTTAAATTTAAGTCACAGGAAAAATTGCTTTCTATCAGAAAGTAATTTCCGCCTTCGATTGCTAGTGACAAACAGGGAGAGTTTGAGGGAGTATTTCATCAGGCATTGTCTGTCATATGTGGTCAGATGAGTTCAGCTGACTGAGGTCACTACAATTAATTTCTTCAGTAGAAATTCTGTGGATGAGGTGAAGCAATATCTTCCCAAGCTCCTCTCCATCACTCCATTCATGGATGTCAGCCTTGATAAGCATTCGGTTGCTGTAAATGCGCTTTGATAGAGCATAGTCCTTCCTTGGCATTACATGGTCTCCTTCTACAAGCCTTAAAGTTGGGCAAAAATCATTTCTCCCATCTCCTAGGTAGATATATATTTTCCTCCCATTGGCAGAAACAGATGCTCGGATTTGATCAATCACCACACCCTAAAATGGAAATCATAAATAGAACCTCAGTTTTATATGGAACAAAGCTACTGTAATGAGAAGATGGAGAAAACATTTTATGCAGTAAAACATATCGATAGGAAAATAAGCCTCTTAAATGGCAAAATTGGGGACAAAACTGAAGCACACTTGCATTAGACCAAGTCACAAAACTTTTATCCTGACCCCCATAGCAGAAATGATAGAAATATTTAGCTCTGCGTTTAATTTGAAATAGTTGGGATGGTGAATGATAGAAAGAAATCAATTCAATGTTCTGCATATCCTGCAGATCAATTTTACTTGGGAGCTACCATGGAAGAATCAGTGGATTTGATACCGCTATACAAACACTTGAGTCTTATAACTCATCACCCAGCAAAAAGTGCATCCAATTTGTTTCCCCTAAATGTTACTGAAAACGGATTGGAAAGGAATGGGCAGCACTTCAATGTGGCTCCTATATGTATTGTGATCTTTTTTTGGAAACAGGACCATATCATATACATTAGAAGTGTGTATCTCTTGTTCttgaaacaatttttttcaggTAAATAGGGCCAAATAATTAATAGCAAAAGTTACAATCACCTATAGATAGGAAGAAAAAGCAATTACAAACTGAACATGTCTccattttgttattatttgttACTGGTCCAGGCATAGGATAGACAAAAATGGAGCTCTCAGCAAGCCAAAAAACATACTAATTGCTAAACTTATGAATATTATACCTCGATGGTGATGCATAAGTCGTATCTAAAGAGAAGCTCCAATCATCAAAACCAATCAGTTATTCGATAAAGCAACCGAGAAACTCTTAGTATATAGGTACTAAATTGTAATGATAAACATAGTTGTATGCCACTAGAAACAAAAGCACATATGTGGAAGTAATATATAACTGAAATGGATGATATTCTGAGTACATGAGCATCTGACATAAACAAATGCATATTGGtttgataataaaatttaccTTGCACAAATTTGAAGGGCATAAATTGCAACCATGAGAAGGTGAGCCTACATCATGGTACGGAAAAATCCTGAGTCTTCCATCTCCATCAACAATGCTTGGATTTGTGACAATCTGTGAGAAGGATCCTAACAAACCATGACATTCTAAGATTGTCTCAATAAAAAACTGATTTGCATCGCTAATAATCCTCAAATCACATCTGCAACGACCATATTGAACACCACATCGTTTGTTTTAGCACCAtacgaaaagaaaaacagaattaACATACAATCAACTATAAATGAATTGGCTGAAAAATTTACCCTGAAGCATGAGCTGACTTAATAGCTGCAATTACCCCTAGATGCATTGGAATTCTTTTGAGGCACTCTTTAATATCCACAGAACTTTTTCCTTGCAAATGCAGCTCCTCCATCATTCTATCCTACAAAGTTTAACAGTCAACATTAATAAGGCTAAGTCCTTCGGCATCATAACtggttttcatttcattgtaaCTTGTGTGTATGTTGCCAATGAACATTAACAAACCAATAAGTCCATGATCAAAGTCAAAAACCCACAAATGCAAGGATCTCTCAGCAATAATACAAAGTTCACAAACTGGTTTGCATagaaattcttaatattttttcttgtttatatcTGTGACCAAACAGAACAAATAGGTTAAGTGTTCAAAAATATCGTTTTCGTTCACAAAATTCACCCATTTATTAGCAATCAACCAGAGAATAAAAATTTGGACTTTTTCTATAAAtctaagagagaaagagagagtgcAAACCATGAGTTTGTTCCATGGCAAAGTAGAGCGAAGCTCATTGAAGAGCTGAGTGAGACCCATCTCCGCAACGACCCAGCTATCACTGTCACCGTCGATTAGGGTTCGGTCAAAGTCAAAAACCACCACTATTCCCGCCATTACGAGCCCCGGAGGGGATTTTCCCGCCGGCGAAGAAAAGCTGTTCACGGTAAGCAGCTGAACGCGCCAACTGTAAATCAAGAGTTAAGCGACGGCGTTTGGTGACTGcttctgtttttgttgttgttaaaaaataaataactaattaattaatgaaaactttgttttgggggctatgttggaattttaagaaCACAGTGAACAATGATGAACAGACAGCCTGTCTGAGGACAACAATGGAACCCTAAAATTGTCTTGGGTCTCTTGTCCTATTAAAGTCGGTAGGCCTAATATAAGTGGTTGGTAATGTAGAAACAACAATGCCAACATACTCAATAATGTGATGGTCAGAAGCATCAATTGGTCTTGTTCAATGAAATAGTAATTGATTAGGACTATTGCAGGACTAATAAGTTGTATAGTTTCGTTAGaacaaaaatatcaaatagagAAGATTGATTGTTTCGCAAATGAGATGTTTTGAGTTAATATTGAGCAAattgtaggttttttttaatacaagcgatactGAAATATAGTAGAGTTTATATTTGACAATACTACATATTACCGGTTTTCAATATGTCACGATTTAGTATTAACAGAACTCTAGAACAATTACCTGATCCATAAGAACGTTCTAACCTCTTCCGCATTTTTGAGTTGAGCAAAATTGTGCATCTAGAACTTCAGTTTTAACCATAACAGGGCTCATGCCCATAACAAACTGCAACCTGCATAAAGAAAAGACTCTGTCCATAACCAATTGCTaaagaaaaaccctaaaataccCATATTCCAAACTctattttttcctctttttgatatttttagcTTAGCTTTATTGAAATATTATTCCTTTTCATGGCAACTAATTCAATTGACACCAAAAGGGAGCAAACACACcatgcaaaaaaaaatgtgatgaAAAAAGATATTCCATCAAATCATGATTAAGATAGCATGATTAATCATTGAGTCAGTTGAAAGGCAAGGcaactagagagagagagtattgTAACTTCTAAACATGTCCAATCCCCAAAACATGTaacctttttattattttttttctttggattaaaaattaaataaagtgCGCATGGCCCACATGGGACCTACAAAAAAAGCATCCAATGACTTGTGTACACATCACCAGGACACCAAACACTTTTAGTCAAACCACAATGATAAGGCCATGCCACTATCATTCCCTTTAAAGTCAAAAAAATGAGCAGTAAATCCGGAAACCGTAAAAACGAGCATCTATAAAATACGGTAAATTATTGAGCCGCGAAAACTTAACGGATAAGGGACGATACGACGTCGTATCGAAGCAACAGCCTGAATTTGACCGCGGGTAAAAGATTAACGACTAAATTCCGTTAGTACGGATAGGCGTGGGAGCGTCGGTGGTGGTTAACCGCAGGTTATTTTTTCgctttagagagagaaagagtcgCTTTGTATATAAGCCACAACGAAGCCAAAGGCCTACATTTcttcaagagagagaaagaaagagagagacagagcgAGGGAGAGCGAGAGAGGGGCTGTTGGGAGACGCGCAGAGTTAGCCATGGCTGAATCAAACGACGCCGTCTCCCTCGATATGGAGAAGATCTATCTTGGTGGAAAGGTTCGAGCTTTACTTCAaagattgattttttttcttctgtctgttttaatttttgttgtttccttcttcttttgttttgggatTTGGTCTTCTAGCTGAAAGCTTAAGTTAATTTGGGACGAAGTGTTTTGGCATTGGGTTCAAAGATTGAGTTTAATCTTtcgaaattttgaattttttacggttctcatttttcttctttcatgtttattttcttgGGAACCTTGGTTTGCAATACGTTTTGCTGCTTTTGAAATGTTGGAGTTATCTCCTGTTTGGTTACATAGAAAATATAGGAAAAGAGATAGGAAAGTcacattttgtattttggatGCTTGTTCTTCCCCATCCCCAAGTCCTCTGTAGCATGCGACAGCGGTGACTATTTGGCTTGGTTCAATAAGAAGAACATAAAACCATTTAATTTCAGATGTTTCTAGAAATGGGTTTgctaaaaatttaattttgggaTACTGAAGATATGCAAATGGTAATTCTAGATCTGCTAgatatcatttttctttttacatttTCACCTTATAGATGCAACGAAGCTTTCCTTTTAAGTGCGCATTTGTGTATTGGGGATTTGTAACGTTAACATCTTCTCGCTCCATATGCAATCCCACCTGATTTGTTCTCATGGTGATTTTCATTTCCACTCtccttatatttttaatatccTTTTAGCTTTGTTCCGGTTTGTGAACTTTTATGCGAAAGGGTTGAATGTTTGAGATTACTTTGGATTATTTAGTATAGGAAGTACTCATTTAGACCCTTTTGTTGATTTGTTTGGATTAAGCTTCAACTCAGTAATgggggtttttctttttttctttttccctgaTTCTTTCCTTCTTGTGTGATGTTCTTTATTGGGCAAGAAGCTGGTTGCTTCGATGAGTCAATCTCTGTGGTTTATTCAAAGTGTGTTACTGTCTGTTGAAGAAACCAAAGTTATACCTTTCGTTGTCTTATTTCTCCACTCTATTGACAAGTCTAGCTGTTGCTTTAAAATGTCATCtataacttattttttatcAGTTTCTGATTAGTTTAAagctattttcttctttaatatATTAGATTCCATGCTTCTCTTTTTAACTGTCaccactttcttttcttcctttttcaagAGATTTAAATGATTGATATCCAGAACCACTTATTTGTTTCATCTATTTTTAACAAAGTTATGTCAAATATGTGGCAGGTCAGTTTGAGTTCCCTGAAAAAGGTGTAAGTGCACATGGGAAGCTCTTTAGGGAATAAAATTATCTGGAAAGCTGGATTCCTGGAATTTTTTCCCCTTACTTCAATGTTTTAATAATCACATAGATAAGACACAGTAGATATCTCTTAAATAAAGGTTATATGTTTATGTATatatcatataaatataatggtagtaaaataatttaacTTGTAAATTTGTGATGTTTTCTTTGACAATTAGATATAGTTGTTGATTTGCAATCTGCATGCTTAATTTTTCTTGCTCTGATATTGTTATTCTGGTTGTTACTCAtttattacaattttttttatcctcAGGAACATTTTATACGAACTGGCTGTGGTTCTGTGTCCGTTATTGTGTATGGAGACCAAGAGAAACCTGCACTTATCACTTATCCTGATTTAGCTCTAAATCGTAAGTGCAATAAAGTCTATTTTCCTGGctccattttgttgttgtttgaaATAGCAATCTGAGTTTTACCTTTTGCTgttcttaataaaattttaatacctTATTTTCTGAATGGACATCAAAGCTCTCAAATATATTGCTTCTTCTTAACACAATTAGACAATTCTACAAcgtttatttttctaacactttttttctttctttcttaaattGAGCAGATATGTCTTGTTTCCAAGGGTTATTCTTTTGTCCTGAAGCGGCTTCTTTGCTGCTCCATAACTTCTGCATATATCATATCAGTCCTCCTGGCCATGAGGTCTGTAAATGGTTTGCTTCAAGTGGATTTCTATTATACTTTTTAACCAAATCAtatcaattttgaaaaatattttatgtaaCTAAATGCCATTATTCACATAGTTTCTCTTTGGAACTCTCACAAGAGTTCTTGCAGTTAGGAGCTGCTTCAATTTTTCCTGATGATCCTGTGCCTTCTGTTGATGACTTGGCAGATCAGATCCTTGAGGTTCTCAACTTTTTTGGGTAATGACTAACACTATTTCTTCATTCCAACTGATTTTCAAATGACGCTGAACGCTGCTTCCAACATTTAAATGTAACACATTATTTTCTGGTGTTAATAATGGGTTGCAATTAGAGCTAGGTGTAGAAGTGGTTTTCCATTTTCACTAATCATGttttaatgtcattttctttGATGAGATTTTGCACATTACCTAGTTCTGATTGCACTAACATCTCCTTCTTCAGGCTTGGTGCAGTTATGTGCATGGGGGTGACAGCGGGTGCTTATATCCTTTCCCTATTTGCTGTAAGttccattctttttttttttgcaactaTGTTTTAAAATGTTTCAATCTCAGTTCATTGATCAATCTTTATTCAATAGATGAAATATAGGGAGCGTGTTCTTGGATTGATACTTGTATCCCCTTTGTGCAAATCACCCTCTTGGACAGAATGGTTTTATAATAAGGTCCTTTTTCTAAACTTAGCTCTTATTTGTTGTGAGTAAATGTTAATTTCGAATATTAAACCTATGCTTACTTGTAATTTTTAGGTGATGTCGAATATGCTATATTTCTATGGCATGTGTGGTTTGCTAAAAGAGTGTTTGCTTCAGCGCTACTTCAGTAAGGTATTGCTGTGCTCTAACATTGTTTCCTTCTTCCACTTCTACTACCTTTGGTAGATCGAGTGATGAGTATGTTATActtctcaacaggaggttcgTGGTAGTGCTGAAGTTCCAGAGTCAGATATAGTTCAAGCATGCAGAAAAGTGAGTGCTTCAActaatttaaatttcttttaggTAAAGTGCATGTTTTCTGGAACAGGATTCTCAAATGGTTTTATCTGTCTGATTTACTTGCAATGTTTGCTTCTTCAGTTGCTGGAAGAGAGGCAGAGCTCAAATGTTTTTAGATTTCTTCAAGCAATTAATCGGTAAACAGTGCTGGAGTTGCTTACTTACTTTCCGGTTTCCCCTCCACAGAGATAAATGCAATATATTTTGATGGTCTataactttgttttttctgaCTTTCAGGAGACCTGACATAACTGAAGGGTTGAAGTCGCTAAGGTGTCGCACACTTATTTTTGTTGGGGATAGCTCTCCTTTCCACTCTGAGGCTCTCCACATGACTGCAAAGTTGGATAGGAGATATAGTGCCTTAGTAGAGGTATGTTGCATGCCATGTTATACTTGTTTCTTCTAAATATCTATCATTAGATGCGCATGATTTTGAAAAGAATCAAAGAGAGAGTGTTCAATACAGGATGGATGGGTTGTGTTGGTGCAGGTCCAGGCTTGTGGATCTATGGTAACAGAGGAGCAGCCACATGCAATGTTGATACCTATGGAGTACTTCTTCATGGGGTATGGCTTGTATAGGCCATGCCATTTCAGTGACAGCCCTAGGAGCCCACTCAGCCCGTCTTGCATCTCCCCGGAGCTTCTCTCCCCAGAAAGCATGGGTTTGAAACTAAAACCAATAAAGACCCGTGTTTCACTAGGACGGTAACATTGTCGAAAAACAGGCGGAAATTGGAAATAATGCAAGTGATGTGAATGTGGTTTCAAAAGttggtatttttttggttcttttgttaaattttttattgtttaagcAGGAAAAAAGGGTAGAAGAAGTGGCCGGAGGGGTGGGGTTGTAGATACAGAGGGGAAGAATTtgtcatatataatataattatataggGAGGGAGGAGACTTTGATTCATTCTTTTGTAGTCAGTCATAAGGGAATCATTCCTTTGAGCTGTCTGTAAATTCTactataaacaaattggattGACTTTTATTTATGATGACGAGAAATCAATAACAGAGGGGAACTTCCCATTCGTTcagaatctctctctctctctctctctctctctctctctcaattcctTTGAACTGCATTTCCACTTAGATACAGCTacatcaaataatataaataatattttccttATAAAAAGTTGAAATATATAGACCAGTTTAGAGTCATCAAATTTATTCATCGGGTTAAGGATAATTTAGAAAGAAACGTaccgcaaaacagaaaattagttGGTGGAATTATATCTCAATATTTTTCAGAATATTTTGGGGTAGGCCATTATGGTCTTGAGTCCAtccataaaattaatttagagtaatttaAACTAGAAATAGTTTAATATTATGGTGATGTAACGGGTCCAATTCATACTTTAATCAATCGCTTTCGCTATTTGTACGAGGAAACATGAGGGAGAGAATTAATTCCCACATTCGGAGGCTTGTCTTCATGCGACTGCAATGCGTATCCTACGGACTGCTTTTCGAGGTCATTTCTTCGTTGAACTTCCTGGCAACCTTCTCTCCTTCCCACAATCTCGCGCTGCTTTCTGTCCCATTAGTACCGCTTTATCCCATGCAGAAGCCACTTCTTTTAGCAATGACACTGAACACTGTACGGCGTCGTGTTTTGATGAGCGCTTTCAGAACGTACTCAGAAAATTATCCAAGAATAACCCAAACGAGAGGACGAGTCTCTGTTCTGGCCCTTCGGGGTTGCTACGTAGTTGCACTTCAAAAGGGCCTTTGACCGAGGGTAAGGCGATTCAGGATCAACTGATCAAAAATGGGATTCACCCAAGTTTGGAAATTTGCAGTTCAATGGATAGTCTTTTTGTGAAATTGCGGAGCTTTGCGTTTGCAGGTAAGGTTGTTGATGAATTGCCAGAACAAGATGCTGTGTTGTGGAATAAGCTAATGTCTCGGCTGGAAGATGAAGGATGTAGCTACGACTTGATTAAATTCTATTGTCAGATGAGGAAGGATGGTAGTATGCCAAACGGGTTAAGCTTGGCGGCTGGATTGAAAGCTTGCTCAATTAGCTTAGAGTTGGATTTTGGGACACAGTTGCATGCAGAAGTTATAAAATTAGGAGTCTTTCTGGATGGGATTGTTGGGTCTGCTCTGGTTGATCTTTATGCAAAGTGTGGAGAGCTGGAACTAGCAAATAAGGTGTTCTTTAACATGCCCAAGAAGAATGCTGTGTCATGGAATGCTTTGCTTGATGGATATGGTAAGATTGGTGATTGGAAAGAGATTCTGACATTGTTTTGCAGACTAAAAATTCAGGGATTGAAGTTTAGTAAATTCACTTTATTGACTATGCTTAAGAGTTGTGCTCACATGGAAAATTTAGGAGGAGGTCAAGCTGTGCATGCTCTTCTAATCAAGATTGGTTGTGAGCTTGATAAAATTCTGGGTAGTTGCCTTCTTAATATGTACTCGAAGTGTGAATTGGCAGATGATGCACTCAAAGTCTTTGGGAGAATAAAAAATCCGAAAATAGTAGCCTGGAGTACAATGATAAGCTGCCTTGATCAACAAGGCCGAAGCCTTGAAGCAGCCGAGATGTTTTGCCAAATGAGGCACACAAACTTAAGACCGAATCAGTTTACCCTTGCTAGTATGGTGACTGCTGCAAAGAATCTGGGTGATTGGCACTATGGTGAAAGCATTCATGCTTGTGTATTTAAATACGGTTTCGAATCTGATAATTACGTCAGCAATGCACTTGTAACAATGTACATGAAAGTTGGATCTGTACAAAAAGGTTGGCATGCATTTAATCAAATGCCTGTTCGAGATACAGCTTCATGGAATTTCCTTTTGTGTGGAATTTATGACAGTGAAAACTGTGATCATGGGCCAAATGTCTTCAAAGAGAT
Proteins encoded in this region:
- the LOC18769293 gene encoding thiamine phosphate phosphatase-like protein, translated to MAGIVVVFDFDRTLIDGDSDSWVVAEMGLTQLFNELRSTLPWNKLMDRMMEELHLQGKSSVDIKECLKRIPMHLGVIAAIKSAHASGCDLRIISDANQFFIETILECHGLLGSFSQIVTNPSIVDGDGRLRIFPYHDVGSPSHGCNLCPSNLCKGVVIDQIRASVSANGRKIYIYLGDGRNDFCPTLRLVEGDHVMPRKDYALSKRIYSNRMLIKADIHEWSDGEELGKILLHLIHRISTEEINCSDLSQLNSSDHI
- the LOC18769538 gene encoding pollen-specific protein SF21 isoform X1; the encoded protein is MAESNDAVSLDMEKIYLGGKVSLSSLKKEHFIRTGCGSVSVIVYGDQEKPALITYPDLALNHMSCFQGLFFCPEAASLLLHNFCIYHISPPGHELGAASIFPDDPVPSVDDLADQILEVLNFFGLGAVMCMGVTAGAYILSLFAMKYRERVLGLILVSPLCKSPSWTEWFYNKVMSNMLYFYGMCGLLKECLLQRYFSKEVRGSAEVPESDIVQACRKLLEERQSSNVFRFLQAINRRPDITEGLKSLRCRTLIFVGDSSPFHSEALHMTAKLDRRYSALVEDGWVVLVQVQACGSMVTEEQPHAMLIPMEYFFMGYGLYRPCHFSDSPRSPLSPSCISPELLSPESMGLKLKPIKTRVSLGR
- the LOC18769538 gene encoding pollen-specific protein SF21 isoform X2, which codes for MAESNDAVSLDMEKIYLGGKVSLSSLKKEHFIRTGCGSVSVIVYGDQEKPALITYPDLALNHMSCFQGLFFCPEAASLLLHNFCIYHISPPGHELGAASIFPDDPVPSVDDLADQILEVLNFFGLGAVMCMGVTAGAYILSLFAMKYRERVLGLILVSPLCKSPSWTEWFYNKVMSNMLYFYGMCGLLKECLLQRYFSKEVRGSAEVPESDIVQACRKLLEERQSSNVFRFLQAINRRPDITEGLKSLRCRTLIFVGDSSPFHSEALHMTAKLDRRYSALVEVQACGSMVTEEQPHAMLIPMEYFFMGYGLYRPCHFSDSPRSPLSPSCISPELLSPESMGLKLKPIKTRVSLGR
- the LOC18769538 gene encoding pollen-specific protein SF21 isoform X4; its protein translation is MAESNDAVSLDMEKIYLGGKEHFIRTGCGSVSVIVYGDQEKPALITYPDLALNHMSCFQGLFFCPEAASLLLHNFCIYHISPPGHELGAASIFPDDPVPSVDDLADQILEVLNFFGLGAVMCMGVTAGAYILSLFAMKYRERVLGLILVSPLCKSPSWTEWFYNKVMSNMLYFYGMCGLLKECLLQRYFSKEVRGSAEVPESDIVQACRKLLEERQSSNVFRFLQAINRRPDITEGLKSLRCRTLIFVGDSSPFHSEALHMTAKLDRRYSALVEVQACGSMVTEEQPHAMLIPMEYFFMGYGLYRPCHFSDSPRSPLSPSCISPELLSPESMGLKLKPIKTRVSLGR
- the LOC18769538 gene encoding pollen-specific protein SF21 isoform X3; the encoded protein is MAESNDAVSLDMEKIYLGGKEHFIRTGCGSVSVIVYGDQEKPALITYPDLALNHMSCFQGLFFCPEAASLLLHNFCIYHISPPGHELGAASIFPDDPVPSVDDLADQILEVLNFFGLGAVMCMGVTAGAYILSLFAMKYRERVLGLILVSPLCKSPSWTEWFYNKVMSNMLYFYGMCGLLKECLLQRYFSKEVRGSAEVPESDIVQACRKLLEERQSSNVFRFLQAINRRPDITEGLKSLRCRTLIFVGDSSPFHSEALHMTAKLDRRYSALVEDGWVVLVQVQACGSMVTEEQPHAMLIPMEYFFMGYGLYRPCHFSDSPRSPLSPSCISPELLSPESMGLKLKPIKTRVSLGR
- the LOC18769538 gene encoding pollen-specific protein SF21 isoform X5, with the protein product MSCFQGLFFCPEAASLLLHNFCIYHISPPGHELGAASIFPDDPVPSVDDLADQILEVLNFFGLGAVMCMGVTAGAYILSLFAMKYRERVLGLILVSPLCKSPSWTEWFYNKVMSNMLYFYGMCGLLKECLLQRYFSKEVRGSAEVPESDIVQACRKLLEERQSSNVFRFLQAINRRPDITEGLKSLRCRTLIFVGDSSPFHSEALHMTAKLDRRYSALVEDGWVVLVQVQACGSMVTEEQPHAMLIPMEYFFMGYGLYRPCHFSDSPRSPLSPSCISPELLSPESMGLKLKPIKTRVSLGR
- the LOC18769388 gene encoding pentatricopeptide repeat-containing protein At2g33680 produces the protein MRILRTAFRGHFFVELPGNLLSFPQSRAAFCPISTALSHAEATSFSNDTEHCTASCFDERFQNVLRKLSKNNPNERTSLCSGPSGLLRSCTSKGPLTEGKAIQDQLIKNGIHPSLEICSSMDSLFVKLRSFAFAGKVVDELPEQDAVLWNKLMSRLEDEGCSYDLIKFYCQMRKDGSMPNGLSLAAGLKACSISLELDFGTQLHAEVIKLGVFLDGIVGSALVDLYAKCGELELANKVFFNMPKKNAVSWNALLDGYGKIGDWKEILTLFCRLKIQGLKFSKFTLLTMLKSCAHMENLGGGQAVHALLIKIGCELDKILGSCLLNMYSKCELADDALKVFGRIKNPKIVAWSTMISCLDQQGRSLEAAEMFCQMRHTNLRPNQFTLASMVTAAKNLGDWHYGESIHACVFKYGFESDNYVSNALVTMYMKVGSVQKGWHAFNQMPVRDTASWNFLLCGIYDSENCDHGPNVFKEMLAQGFKPDTYTYISILRCCSSLLTVFFAKQVHTHIIKSGLNANRFVATVLIGMYSKGRSLDDADVILNELMERDLFTWTVLISGCAQTNQGEKAVKSFNQMQRQGVKPNNFTFSSCLSACSSSAILESGQQLHSLALKSGQSNDTYVSCALVAMYAQCRCIEDAEKIFKGLDSRNRVSWNTIICGYSQHGQGKKALEAFQIMLDEGVPPDEVTFIGVLSACSHMGLIDQGKMHFNSLRKEYGLTLSIEHCACMVNIFSRAGKFNEVERFVGEWKLTESPLIWETVLWACKMHGNVEFGERAAQKLFELEPAMGFNYILLSHIYAANGQWDDVARVRALMRSRKITKVPGCSWLEFNAQAHVFFAQDRTHPMIREIYSQLERLAR